One Dromiciops gliroides isolate mDroGli1 chromosome 3, mDroGli1.pri, whole genome shotgun sequence DNA segment encodes these proteins:
- the LOC122745395 gene encoding vomeronasal type-1 receptor 4-like, with the protein MRLNDLLLAIVFLAQIVIGLLGNLFLLGLYILTFFTGHKLRPIYSISVNLALANFKVLLYKGLPQTMFYLGLKNFLDPVGCKLILYLHNVSRSVSLSMTCLLSGFQAIIVSPSNSRWSKLKPQAPKYIVPSCLFCWCFYLLINFTLLGAMHNSRFTSNNTRWWHLGYCSISGPTSFTASVYVIIFSIPDVMCMIFMIWASSYLIFLLHRHHQQVQHIHSLHLPPRTFPEIRATLAILLLVCTYNSFYSISSILSFCTFQFGEYYPFLMHIEQFIASCFPTISPFLLMSYDSQIHRYCHYVWCKKYSQ; encoded by the coding sequence ATGAGACTAAATGATTTGTTGTTGGCCATTGTCTTCCTTGCCCAGATTGTAATTGGCCTTCTAGGGAATCTCTTCCTATTGGGTCTTTATATCTTGACTTTCTTCACTGGTCACAAACTACGACCTATATATTCCATTTCTGTCAACTTGGCCTTGGCCAACTTCAAAGTGCTTCTATACAAGGGTCTCCCTCAGACAATGTTCTATTTAGGCTTGAAAAATTTCCTGGATCCTGTTGGGTGTAAACTGATCCTCTACCTTCACAATGTGTCTCGGAGTGTATCCCTCAGCATGACCTGCCTCCTGAGTGGTTTTCAAGCCATCATCGTCAGTCCCAGTAACTCCAGGTGGTCAAAGCTCAAACCCCAAGCTCCAAAGTACATTGTCCCTTCTTGCCTCTTCTGCTGGTGCTTCTACCTACTGATAAATTTCACTTTACTTGGTGCCATGCATAACTCAAGGTTCACGAGTAACAACACAAGATGGTGGCATCTGGGATATTGTTCAATTTCAGGTCCTACCTCATTTACTGCCTCAGTGTATGTAATAATCTTTTCAATTCCTGATGTCATGTGTATGATATTCATGATATGGGCCAGTTCCTAcctgatttttcttcttcatagacACCATCAGCAAGTTCAACATATTCACAGTCTccatcttcctcccagaaccttcCCTGAGATAAGAGCCACCCTTGCAATCCTTTTACTGGTGTGCACATATAACTCTTTCTATTCTATCAGTTCCATCTTATCATTTTGTACCTTTCAATTTGGTGAATATTACCCCTTTCTCATGCACATAGAACAATTCATAGCTTCATGTTTCCCAACTATCAGTCCCTTTCTCCTGATGTCCTATGATTCCCAAATCCACAGATACTGTCATTATGTATGGTGCAAGAAATATTCTCAATGA